Proteins from a genomic interval of Streptomyces sp. NBC_01445:
- a CDS encoding carbohydrate ABC transporter permease, producing the protein MSLNTQLIRSLQAPPRPAWEEAPSRTGLTMKGGFLALCCLGVLAPLWIVIVTSLSPKPVIDRAGGLVVVPEGITFVNYTELLGGGQVSRALMVSFGVTVVGTLFSMTVSVLAAYGLSRPGSLGHRVILMILMATMFFGAGLIPTYLLVQSLGLTDTYLSLILPSAVSVFNILVLRGFFMGISPELTESARIDGASDLRILLTIIMPLSRAVLAVISLFYAVGYWSAWFNASIYLTDQQMMPLQNVLIQLVQKHTEAPTGLQQAVRTGELSALGLQMAVMVLALIPVAIASPFVQRHFKKGMLTGAVKG; encoded by the coding sequence ATGAGCCTCAACACGCAGCTGATCCGCAGCTTGCAGGCACCGCCTCGCCCCGCGTGGGAAGAGGCGCCGAGCAGGACCGGGCTCACCATGAAGGGCGGCTTCCTCGCCCTGTGCTGCCTCGGGGTGCTCGCCCCTCTGTGGATCGTGATCGTCACCAGCCTCTCCCCGAAGCCCGTGATCGACCGCGCCGGCGGTCTCGTCGTCGTCCCCGAGGGCATCACTTTCGTCAACTACACGGAGCTGCTCGGCGGCGGGCAGGTGAGCCGGGCCCTCATGGTGTCGTTCGGCGTCACCGTAGTCGGCACCCTGTTCTCGATGACGGTCTCGGTCCTCGCGGCCTACGGTCTGTCGCGGCCGGGGAGTCTCGGGCACCGGGTCATCCTCATGATCCTGATGGCGACCATGTTCTTCGGAGCGGGACTCATCCCGACGTATCTGCTGGTGCAGTCGCTCGGCCTGACGGACACCTATCTGTCGCTGATCCTGCCGAGTGCCGTCAGCGTCTTCAACATCCTGGTGCTGCGGGGGTTCTTCATGGGGATCTCCCCCGAACTCACCGAGTCCGCCCGCATCGACGGAGCGAGTGACCTGCGCATCCTGCTCACCATCATCATGCCGCTGTCGCGGGCCGTGCTCGCCGTGATCTCCCTGTTCTACGCGGTGGGGTACTGGAGCGCCTGGTTCAACGCCTCCATCTACCTCACCGACCAGCAGATGATGCCGCTGCAGAACGTCCTCATCCAGCTGGTCCAGAAACACACCGAGGCACCGACCGGCCTGCAGCAAGCGGTCCGCACGGGGGAACTCTCCGCGCTCGGGCTGCAGATGGCCGTCATGGTGCTCGCCCTGATCCCGGTCGCCATCGCCTCGCCGTTCGTCCAGCGCCACTTCAAGAAGGGCATGCTCACGGGGGCGGTGAAGGGGTGA
- a CDS encoding ABC transporter permease, with protein sequence MSLTAGSRPDGTRPAAAVEEPAAALAPTAVPEKRAAGKVPWRVRLRRDRALILMTLPAIGLLLLFNYVPLLGNVVAFQDYDPYASSNGITAIFHSPWVGIEQFSRMLDDPEFWTAVKNTIVLFLLQLVLFFPIPIALALLINSVIRPRVRAVAQAIMYLPHFFSWVLVVTVFQQIFGGAGIIAQTMEQHGWGGFDLMTNASLFKFLVTAQSVWKDAGWGIIVFLAALSAVSTDLYEAAAMDGAGRLRRMWHVTLPALRPVIALLLVLRVGDALSVGFEQFLLQRDAVGRGASEVLDTYVWNVGIQFGDFSYAAAVGLIKGVIGICLVLGANKFAHLLGEQGVYQK encoded by the coding sequence ATGTCTCTCACGGCCGGGAGCAGGCCCGACGGGACACGTCCCGCGGCGGCCGTCGAGGAACCGGCGGCCGCCCTCGCCCCGACGGCGGTTCCCGAGAAGCGTGCCGCCGGCAAGGTCCCGTGGCGGGTCCGGCTGCGCCGCGACCGCGCGCTCATCCTGATGACGCTGCCCGCCATCGGACTGCTCCTGCTCTTCAACTACGTACCGCTGCTCGGCAACGTGGTCGCCTTCCAGGACTACGACCCGTACGCCTCCAGCAACGGCATCACCGCGATCTTCCACAGCCCCTGGGTCGGCATCGAGCAGTTCTCCCGCATGCTCGACGACCCGGAGTTCTGGACCGCGGTGAAGAACACCATCGTGCTGTTCCTGCTCCAACTGGTGCTGTTCTTCCCGATCCCCATCGCCCTCGCACTGCTCATCAACAGCGTGATCCGGCCCCGGGTGCGGGCCGTGGCGCAGGCGATCATGTATCTGCCGCACTTCTTCTCGTGGGTCCTCGTCGTCACTGTCTTCCAGCAGATCTTCGGTGGCGCGGGCATCATCGCGCAGACCATGGAGCAGCACGGCTGGGGCGGCTTCGACCTGATGACGAACGCGTCCCTGTTCAAGTTCCTGGTGACCGCGCAGTCCGTGTGGAAGGACGCGGGCTGGGGGATCATCGTGTTCCTCGCCGCGCTCTCGGCCGTCTCCACCGACCTGTACGAGGCCGCCGCCATGGACGGCGCGGGGCGCCTGCGCCGCATGTGGCACGTGACGCTGCCCGCGCTGCGCCCGGTGATCGCGCTTCTCCTGGTCCTGCGGGTGGGCGACGCGCTCTCCGTCGGCTTCGAGCAGTTCTTGCTCCAGCGCGACGCGGTCGGCCGCGGGGCCAGCGAGGTCCTCGACACCTACGTGTGGAACGTCGGTATCCAGTTCGGCGACTTCAGTTACGCGGCCGCGGTCGGGCTGATCAAGGGGGTCATCGGCATCTGTCTGGTGCTCGGTGCGAACAAGTTCGCTCATCTGCTCGGTGAGCAGGGGGTGTACCAGAAATGA
- the yicI gene encoding alpha-xylosidase: MKFTDGFWLMREGVHAAYATEVRQIVAAEDRFTAYAAVRHVRDRGDTLNQPLITIDCFAPAEGVIGVRFTHHAGKRHRGPDFELLPSEGSAGAQVTREGTVAELKTGPLTVRLDTAGEWGLEFLDSSTGRRLTAVEHKGTAFATTPDGSHHMVAQLALGVGEHIYGLGERFTPFVKNGQTVDIWQADGGTSSEQAYKNVPFHLSSRGYGVLVNHPGKVGYEIGTESVGQLQFSVEDQSIEFYVVAGPTPKDVLRRYTALTGRPALPPAWSFGLWLTTSFCTEYDEETVTSFVDGMAERDIPLTVFHFDCFWMREYQWSDFTWDPDVFPDPVGMLRRLKARGLRISMWINPYIAQKSPLFDEGLASGYLVRKPNGDVWQWDLWQPGMALVDFTNPGARDWYAGKLRGLVDMGVDSFKTDFGERVPTDVVWHDGSDPERMHNYYAHLYNRTVFELLEKERGSGEAVVFARSATAGGQQFPVHWGGDCFASFTAMAESLRGGLSLSLSGFGFWSHDIGGFEGTPDPAVFKRWLAFGLLSSHSRLHGNVSYRVPWAFGEEAVDVARKFTRLKHRLMPYLYGAAVEAHRTGVPVMRPMLLDFPDDPTCRVLDRQYMLGPDLLVAPVFSADGDVEFYLPEGTWTRLLTGERVEGGRWLRETHGFDSLPLFVRPGAVVPLGADDRRPDGDWIDGVTLLVAPGAQDVTVTVPDHDGSPAAAYRVRRDTVDGAVTVEVAGTELPYQVGEL; this comes from the coding sequence ATGAAGTTCACCGACGGTTTCTGGCTGATGCGCGAAGGGGTCCATGCCGCGTACGCCACCGAGGTCCGCCAGATCGTGGCCGCCGAGGACCGGTTCACCGCGTACGCCGCCGTCCGGCACGTCCGTGACCGCGGCGACACCCTCAACCAGCCTCTGATCACCATCGACTGCTTCGCCCCCGCCGAGGGCGTCATCGGCGTCCGCTTCACCCACCACGCGGGCAAGCGGCACCGGGGCCCCGACTTCGAGCTGCTGCCCTCCGAAGGCAGCGCCGGCGCACAGGTGACCCGTGAGGGCACGGTCGCCGAGCTGAAGACGGGCCCGCTCACCGTCCGCCTGGACACGGCAGGGGAGTGGGGCCTGGAATTCCTCGACTCCTCAACAGGACGCCGACTGACGGCTGTTGAACACAAGGGCACCGCCTTCGCTACCACGCCCGACGGCTCCCACCACATGGTCGCCCAGCTCGCGCTCGGCGTCGGAGAGCACATCTACGGCCTCGGGGAACGCTTCACCCCGTTCGTCAAGAACGGCCAGACGGTGGACATCTGGCAGGCCGACGGCGGCACCAGCAGCGAACAGGCCTACAAGAACGTCCCGTTCCACCTCTCCTCGCGCGGCTACGGCGTCCTCGTCAATCACCCGGGTAAGGTCGGCTACGAGATCGGCACGGAGTCCGTCGGCCAGCTCCAGTTCAGCGTCGAGGACCAATCGATCGAGTTCTACGTCGTCGCGGGCCCGACCCCGAAAGACGTGCTGCGCCGCTACACCGCGCTCACCGGCCGCCCCGCCCTCCCGCCGGCCTGGTCGTTCGGCCTGTGGCTCACCACCTCCTTCTGCACCGAGTACGACGAGGAGACGGTCACGTCGTTCGTCGACGGCATGGCCGAGCGCGACATCCCGCTCACCGTCTTCCACTTCGACTGCTTCTGGATGCGCGAGTACCAGTGGTCCGACTTCACCTGGGACCCGGACGTCTTCCCCGACCCGGTCGGCATGCTGCGCCGCCTCAAGGCGCGCGGCCTGCGCATCAGCATGTGGATCAACCCGTACATCGCCCAGAAGTCCCCACTCTTCGACGAGGGACTGGCGTCGGGCTATCTGGTCCGCAAGCCGAACGGCGACGTCTGGCAGTGGGACCTGTGGCAGCCCGGCATGGCACTCGTCGACTTCACCAACCCGGGCGCGCGCGACTGGTACGCGGGCAAGCTGCGCGGCCTGGTCGACATGGGCGTCGACAGCTTCAAGACGGACTTCGGCGAGCGCGTCCCGACCGACGTCGTCTGGCACGACGGCTCCGACCCCGAGCGCATGCACAACTACTACGCGCACCTCTACAACCGCACCGTCTTCGAGCTGTTGGAGAAGGAGCGCGGCAGCGGAGAGGCGGTCGTCTTCGCCCGCTCGGCGACGGCCGGCGGCCAGCAGTTCCCGGTGCACTGGGGCGGTGACTGCTTCGCCTCGTTCACGGCGATGGCGGAGTCGCTGCGTGGCGGCCTCTCCCTGTCCCTGTCGGGCTTCGGCTTCTGGTCACACGACATCGGCGGCTTCGAGGGCACCCCCGACCCGGCCGTCTTCAAGCGCTGGCTCGCCTTCGGCCTGCTCTCCTCGCACAGCCGCCTGCACGGCAATGTCTCGTACCGCGTGCCATGGGCATTCGGCGAGGAAGCGGTGGACGTGGCACGGAAGTTCACGCGCCTCAAGCACCGCCTCATGCCGTACCTGTACGGGGCGGCGGTCGAGGCGCACCGCACCGGCGTCCCCGTGATGCGTCCGATGCTCCTCGACTTCCCGGACGACCCCACGTGCCGGGTGCTTGACCGCCAGTACATGCTCGGCCCCGACCTGCTCGTCGCGCCGGTGTTCTCGGCGGACGGCGACGTCGAGTTCTATCTGCCCGAGGGCACGTGGACGCGGCTGCTGACGGGGGAGCGGGTCGAGGGCGGGCGCTGGCTGCGCGAGACCCACGGCTTCGACAGCCTGCCGCTGTTCGTCCGTCCCGGCGCGGTCGTCCCGCTCGGCGCGGACGACCGGCGCCCCGACGGCGACTGGATCGACGGCGTCACCCTGCTCGTCGCGCCGGGCGCGCAGGACGTGACCGTGACGGTGCCGGACCACGACGGGAGCCCCGCCGCCGCGTACAGGGTGCGCCGGGACACCGTCGACGGGGCGGTCACGGTGGAGGTGGCGGGAACGGAACTCCCGTACCAGGTAGGGGAGTTGTAG
- a CDS encoding cellulase family glycosylhydrolase: MRRARSRRRRVGRVAGLFLALLATVGTSRTGAVAAARPAPAATASAMDTVAAMQPSWNLGNTLDAIPDETSWGNPPVTKALFDTVKSQGFRSVRIPVTWGNHQSAQAPYTIDAAFLNRVRQVVDWAQADGLRVVLNVHHDSWQWINKMATDHDQVLARYHATWQQIATAFKDEPRTLLFESINEPAFDNADDARKMELVDELNTSFHSIVRASGGANAQRLLVLPTVGATPDQTLMDDLAATIDGLDDPNLVATVHYYSFWPFSVNIAGYTRFDATVQQDMTDTFARMHDTFVAKGIPVYLGEYGLLSYPDHTHQDYVERGEALKYFEALGHTARVNGVTTALWDPFSLLNRETLRWRDPALFALIKSSWTTRSGTASSDKVYVRKADPVTDQSLTLNLNGTSFMGLWQGGTKLDRGVDYTVSRDRLTLTAAALTRLTGDRAYGVNATLQARFSSRVPWRIDVTTYDPPLLTDATGTTGSFAAPAQFRGDSLATMEAEYADGTNAGPADWTSYQQFGTAFAPDYDGGTLRLTADFLNSLKDGVPVTLTFHFWSGATATYQVTRSGDTVTGTAVS, from the coding sequence ATGAGACGAGCACGGAGCCGCAGACGCCGCGTCGGACGGGTGGCGGGCCTCTTCCTGGCCTTACTCGCCACCGTCGGCACCTCCCGGACCGGGGCCGTGGCGGCCGCCCGCCCCGCTCCTGCCGCGACCGCCTCCGCCATGGACACCGTCGCCGCCATGCAACCCAGCTGGAATCTGGGCAACACCCTCGACGCCATCCCCGATGAGACGTCCTGGGGCAACCCGCCGGTCACCAAGGCGCTCTTCGACACCGTCAAGAGCCAGGGTTTCCGCAGCGTGCGCATCCCCGTCACCTGGGGCAACCACCAGTCGGCACAGGCGCCTTACACGATCGACGCCGCGTTCCTGAACCGGGTTCGGCAGGTGGTCGACTGGGCGCAGGCGGACGGTCTGCGCGTCGTGCTGAACGTGCACCACGACTCCTGGCAGTGGATCAACAAGATGGCCACCGACCACGACCAGGTGCTCGCCCGCTACCACGCGACCTGGCAGCAGATCGCCACCGCATTCAAGGACGAACCGCGCACGTTGCTCTTCGAGAGCATCAACGAACCGGCCTTCGACAACGCCGACGACGCCCGGAAGATGGAGCTGGTCGACGAGCTCAACACCTCGTTCCACAGCATCGTGCGCGCGTCGGGCGGCGCGAACGCGCAGCGCCTCCTCGTCCTGCCCACCGTCGGCGCCACCCCGGACCAGACCCTCATGGACGACCTGGCAGCCACCATCGACGGGCTCGACGACCCCAACTTGGTCGCGACCGTGCACTACTACAGCTTCTGGCCGTTCAGCGTGAACATCGCCGGCTACACCCGCTTCGACGCCACCGTCCAGCAGGACATGACCGACACCTTCGCGCGGATGCACGACACGTTCGTCGCCAAGGGCATTCCGGTGTACCTCGGCGAGTACGGGCTCCTGAGCTACCCGGACCACACGCATCAGGACTACGTCGAGCGTGGCGAGGCCCTGAAGTACTTCGAGGCGCTCGGTCACACAGCCCGCGTCAACGGCGTCACCACCGCGCTGTGGGACCCGTTCTCGCTGCTGAACCGCGAGACGCTGCGATGGCGCGACCCCGCCCTCTTCGCACTCATCAAATCGAGCTGGACGACGCGCTCGGGTACCGCTTCGTCCGACAAGGTGTACGTCCGCAAGGCCGACCCGGTCACGGACCAGTCACTCACCCTGAACCTCAACGGCACGTCGTTCATGGGGCTTTGGCAGGGCGGCACGAAGCTCGACCGGGGCGTCGACTACACCGTGTCCCGTGACCGGCTCACGCTGACGGCGGCCGCTCTGACGCGGCTGACGGGGGACCGCGCGTACGGGGTGAACGCGACGCTTCAGGCCCGGTTCTCGTCCAGGGTGCCGTGGCGGATCGACGTGACGACGTATGACCCGCCGCTCCTCACGGACGCGACGGGGACGACCGGCTCCTTCGCGGCCCCGGCCCAGTTCCGGGGCGACTCCTTGGCGACCATGGAGGCCGAATACGCCGACGGCACCAACGCGGGTCCGGCCGACTGGACTTCGTACCAGCAGTTCGGCACCGCGTTCGCCCCGGACTACGACGGCGGCACGCTCAGGCTCACCGCCGACTTCCTGAACTCCCTCAAGGACGGTGTGCCTGTGACTCTCACCTTCCATTTCTGGAGCGGCGCCACCGCCACGTACCAGGTGACGCGGTCGGGAGACACGGTGACGGGCACCGCCGTCTCCTGA
- a CDS encoding extracellular solute-binding protein, translating to MTPNSPSASAPSRRSFLASTAVAAAAVAGGMPLLAACGGSENKDREGTTSGKAADKLLPTFVASKFARPDVPSKNGSASGYTGKVALSALATSAPDRLGTGTPIKIMSPLWGTAPKGDCAYYKAVDTAAGTKVTWQNQDGNTYGEKLGAVLASSSIPDMVVVPSWELTGKIPNAVAAKFMDLGPYLAGDKVKKYPNLAAIPSDSWRMSIFGGNLRGIPMPSATATFIVPYYRKDIFDKKGYDVPKSPDEFTSWAKDATSAKSKVYACGDMSWTAFNIFGVRASGPLGWNIGDDGKLTYRIEQPEYLEALEWTRKLFGAGVVHPDDKARTGDAGQRFTAGQVLVYNNDISHWYVKSAEQAKANPDFVCEAIDIFGADGGDPTLYASQPATIWSFIRKGASKTTVENALAAANFAAAPYGTKERMLVDYGVEGTHYTVKDGLPVKTDQGNQEAINAWVMLAAPAPYLAHPDLPDVTRKQVEWEQRMGAFTKKTSTYGMNIVEPSRYANLASPFEQLEIDYVRGNKKLSDLQQAISTWKSGGGEKLRDWYKKLIEKNGSGN from the coding sequence ATGACGCCGAACTCGCCCTCCGCCTCCGCTCCCAGCCGGAGAAGTTTCCTCGCCTCCACCGCCGTGGCCGCCGCAGCGGTGGCCGGCGGGATGCCGCTGCTCGCCGCCTGCGGCGGGTCGGAGAACAAGGACCGGGAAGGCACCACCTCCGGGAAGGCCGCCGACAAGTTGCTGCCGACTTTTGTCGCCAGCAAGTTCGCCAGGCCCGACGTGCCGTCGAAGAACGGCTCGGCTTCCGGCTACACCGGGAAGGTGGCCCTGTCGGCGCTGGCCACCTCGGCGCCGGACAGGCTCGGCACCGGCACGCCCATCAAGATCATGTCTCCGCTCTGGGGCACGGCTCCGAAGGGCGACTGCGCCTACTACAAGGCGGTCGACACGGCGGCGGGCACGAAGGTCACCTGGCAGAACCAGGACGGCAACACCTACGGCGAGAAGCTCGGCGCCGTCCTCGCGAGCAGCTCCATACCCGACATGGTGGTGGTGCCGAGCTGGGAGCTGACCGGCAAGATCCCGAACGCGGTCGCGGCGAAGTTCATGGACCTCGGCCCCTACCTGGCGGGCGACAAGGTCAAGAAGTACCCGAATCTCGCCGCGATCCCCTCGGACTCCTGGCGCATGAGCATCTTCGGAGGCAACCTGCGGGGCATCCCGATGCCGTCCGCCACGGCGACCTTCATCGTGCCCTACTACCGCAAGGACATCTTCGACAAGAAGGGCTACGACGTCCCCAAGTCGCCCGATGAGTTCACCAGTTGGGCCAAGGACGCCACGAGCGCCAAGTCCAAGGTCTATGCCTGCGGCGACATGTCCTGGACCGCCTTCAACATCTTCGGCGTCCGCGCCTCGGGTCCGCTCGGCTGGAACATCGGGGACGACGGCAAGCTGACGTACCGCATCGAGCAGCCCGAATACCTGGAAGCGCTGGAGTGGACCCGCAAGCTGTTCGGCGCGGGCGTCGTGCACCCCGACGACAAGGCCCGCACGGGCGACGCCGGCCAGCGCTTCACCGCAGGCCAGGTCCTCGTCTACAACAACGACATCTCCCACTGGTACGTGAAGAGCGCCGAACAGGCCAAGGCCAACCCGGACTTCGTCTGCGAGGCCATCGACATCTTCGGTGCCGACGGCGGCGACCCGACGCTGTACGCGAGCCAGCCCGCCACCATCTGGTCGTTCATCCGCAAGGGCGCCTCCAAGACCACGGTCGAGAACGCGCTGGCCGCCGCCAACTTCGCGGCGGCGCCCTACGGCACGAAGGAGCGGATGCTCGTCGACTACGGCGTCGAGGGCACCCACTACACGGTCAAGGACGGCCTGCCCGTCAAGACGGACCAGGGCAACCAGGAGGCCATCAACGCCTGGGTGATGCTCGCCGCCCCCGCCCCCTACCTGGCACACCCCGACCTCCCCGACGTCACCCGCAAGCAGGTGGAGTGGGAGCAGCGGATGGGCGCGTTCACGAAGAAGACCTCCACGTACGGCATGAACATCGTCGAACCGTCCCGCTACGCGAACCTAGCTTCGCCGTTCGAGCAGCTGGAGATCGACTACGTACGCGGCAACAAGAAGCTGTCCGACCTGCAGCAGGCCATCTCCACCTGGAAGTCGGGCGGCGGCGAGAAGCTGCGCGACTGGTACAAGAAGCTCATCGAAAAGAACGGCAGCGGCAACTGA
- a CDS encoding glycoside hydrolase family 3 C-terminal domain-containing protein, translating into MTERLPLPPDGAPPTDKRVDDLLSRLTLDERIALLHQFTPGVERVGLAAFRTGQEALHGVAWMGPATVFPQSVGLGATWNDDLVRRIGDAVSAEVRAMRERDDRIGLNVWAPTVNLLRHPLWGRNEEGYSEDPHLTAAIATAYTRGLRGTHPTYWRTAPVLKHWLAHNNETLRDTSNSSVRPRVLHEYDLKAFRAPVEAGAVAGVMPAYNLVNGRPNHVSPYLREQLRTWTDQELLVCSDAGAPSNLVDSEHYFDTHEEATAAALVAGVDSFTDHGTDSSTITGRIRRALDQGLISESDIDTAVRRQLDVRLRLGEFEDRDPLEGAGAFDSEEHRALAQEAAEQAVVLLKNDDLLPLPDTAHIALVGLLADECKTDWYSGTLIHRSTPLDGLRERFGTEHVTFTEGADRVRLRCDAGWLYVPENDADASVRGVEGALDPALLAGRTDLPPLTTATESGTELALVDWGNDVLTLRAPDGRYLSVAEDGFVRASAEQPGGWVVQETYTLERHGNAHLLRHTGTGRYVAVAADGVQVAEQGTVFDVEYVERGADAVARAAADADVVIVVAGNDPHINGRETEDRTTLALPDHQDRLWRAARAANPNTALAVIGAYPYAVPDADTELPALLWTAHGGQAAGHALARVLAGDVSPAGRLPQTWYAGDSDLPDLLDYDVIGSRQTYLYFEGTPLYPFGHGLSYASFDYDGLFVHRGADTLECTFTVTNTATTPADDVPQLYVRPLDMPAPRPRRQLLAHRRIALASGASQRVTFSVPVADLGHWDVARGRWSVTSGAYELLVGASSEDIRLTTRLTLDGDEPAPRPVLVDGLDAASYDEQRGTAIVDRTKTSGDAVTATGPDAELLYSGCDLGANGVRAVRLTVAGSGTVAIGDGGTVTVPETGGPYSYVTLDADFTARGVCDLRVRLGGEVRLARLTFIPRGTTV; encoded by the coding sequence GTGACCGAAAGACTCCCGCTCCCCCCGGACGGGGCACCGCCCACGGACAAGCGCGTCGACGACCTGCTGTCCCGGCTGACGCTCGACGAACGCATCGCGCTGCTGCACCAGTTCACGCCGGGTGTCGAACGGGTCGGCCTCGCCGCGTTCCGCACCGGGCAGGAGGCACTGCACGGCGTCGCGTGGATGGGCCCGGCCACCGTGTTCCCGCAGTCCGTCGGGCTCGGCGCGACCTGGAACGACGACCTGGTGCGGCGGATCGGCGACGCCGTCTCCGCCGAGGTGCGCGCGATGCGCGAGCGCGACGACCGGATCGGCCTCAATGTCTGGGCGCCCACGGTCAACCTCCTCCGCCACCCGCTGTGGGGCCGGAACGAGGAGGGCTACTCCGAGGACCCGCACCTCACCGCGGCCATCGCCACCGCCTACACGCGCGGCCTGCGCGGCACCCACCCCACGTACTGGCGCACCGCCCCCGTCCTCAAGCACTGGCTCGCCCACAACAACGAGACGCTCAGGGACACGTCGAACTCCTCCGTCCGCCCCCGCGTCCTGCACGAGTACGACCTCAAGGCCTTCCGCGCCCCCGTCGAGGCGGGCGCCGTCGCCGGAGTCATGCCCGCCTACAACCTGGTCAACGGCCGGCCCAACCACGTATCGCCCTATCTGCGCGAGCAGTTGCGGACCTGGACCGACCAGGAACTCCTCGTGTGCTCGGACGCCGGCGCGCCCAGCAACCTCGTCGACTCCGAGCACTACTTCGACACCCACGAGGAGGCCACCGCCGCCGCCCTCGTCGCGGGCGTCGACAGCTTCACCGACCACGGGACCGACTCCTCGACGATCACCGGGCGGATCCGCCGCGCCCTCGACCAGGGCCTGATCTCCGAGTCGGACATCGACACCGCCGTGCGCCGACAGCTCGATGTGCGGCTGCGCCTGGGTGAGTTCGAGGACCGCGACCCCCTCGAAGGCGCCGGGGCCTTCGACTCGGAGGAACACCGCGCCCTCGCGCAGGAGGCAGCCGAGCAGGCGGTCGTGCTGCTCAAGAACGACGATCTGCTGCCGCTGCCCGACACCGCCCACATCGCCCTGGTCGGCCTGCTCGCCGACGAGTGCAAGACGGACTGGTACAGCGGCACCCTCATCCACCGCTCCACCCCGCTCGACGGCCTCCGCGAGCGGTTCGGCACGGAGCACGTCACCTTCACGGAGGGCGCGGACCGGGTGCGGCTGCGGTGCGACGCCGGATGGCTGTACGTGCCCGAGAACGACGCCGACGCGAGCGTGCGCGGGGTCGAGGGCGCCCTCGACCCGGCCCTCCTCGCCGGCCGCACCGACCTGCCGCCGCTCACCACCGCCACCGAATCGGGCACCGAACTCGCCCTCGTCGACTGGGGGAACGACGTCCTCACCCTGCGCGCACCCGACGGCCGCTACCTGTCCGTCGCCGAGGACGGCTTCGTGCGGGCGTCCGCCGAGCAGCCCGGCGGCTGGGTCGTCCAGGAGACGTACACCCTGGAACGGCACGGAAACGCTCACCTCCTGAGGCACACGGGCACGGGCCGGTACGTCGCTGTCGCCGCCGACGGCGTGCAGGTTGCCGAGCAGGGCACGGTTTTCGACGTGGAGTACGTGGAGCGCGGCGCGGACGCCGTGGCCCGGGCAGCCGCCGATGCCGACGTGGTGATCGTCGTCGCGGGCAACGACCCGCACATCAACGGCCGCGAGACCGAGGACCGCACGACGCTCGCCCTCCCCGACCACCAGGACCGGCTGTGGCGAGCGGCCCGCGCCGCCAACCCGAACACCGCCCTGGCCGTGATCGGCGCTTACCCCTACGCCGTGCCCGACGCGGACACCGAACTCCCCGCCCTGCTGTGGACCGCCCATGGCGGACAGGCCGCGGGGCACGCCCTCGCCCGGGTCCTCGCTGGCGACGTCAGCCCCGCCGGACGCCTCCCGCAGACCTGGTACGCCGGCGACAGCGACCTGCCCGACCTGCTCGACTACGACGTCATCGGCTCCCGCCAGACCTACCTCTACTTCGAGGGCACACCGCTCTACCCCTTCGGACACGGCCTGTCCTACGCCTCGTTCGACTACGACGGACTCTTCGTGCACCGCGGCGCGGACACCCTTGAGTGCACCTTCACCGTCACCAACACCGCCACCACCCCGGCCGACGACGTCCCGCAGCTGTACGTCCGCCCGCTCGACATGCCTGCGCCGCGCCCGCGCCGCCAGCTCCTCGCGCACCGCCGCATCGCCCTCGCGTCGGGGGCGTCGCAACGCGTCACCTTCTCCGTGCCTGTCGCCGACCTCGGCCACTGGGACGTCGCCCGCGGCCGCTGGAGCGTCACCTCGGGCGCGTACGAACTGCTCGTCGGCGCCTCCAGCGAGGACATCCGCCTCACCACGCGCCTGACCCTCGACGGCGACGAGCCCGCGCCTCGGCCTGTGCTCGTCGACGGCCTGGACGCCGCGTCGTACGACGAACAGCGCGGCACGGCGATCGTCGACCGCACGAAGACGTCCGGCGACGCCGTCACCGCGACCGGGCCCGACGCCGAACTCCTCTACAGCGGCTGCGACCTGGGCGCCAACGGAGTCCGCGCAGTGCGCCTGACGGTCGCGGGCTCGGGCACCGTCGCGATCGGGGACGGCGGCACGGTCACCGTCCCGGAAACCGGTGGCCCGTACAGCTACGTCACGCTGGACGCCGATTTCACCGCCCGCGGAGTATGTGACCTGCGCGTGCGGCTCGGCGGCGAGGTCCGTCTGGCCCGGCTCACCTTCATCCCACGGGGGACCACCGTATGA